A window of the Hordeum vulgare subsp. vulgare chromosome 5H, MorexV3_pseudomolecules_assembly, whole genome shotgun sequence genome harbors these coding sequences:
- the LOC123396363 gene encoding VAN3-binding protein-like isoform X1: MYKTAHSPKSQALSSGRSITSSSLPRTTFPRAPPTRTHPSTAAAAAMNGSGRASARGGGDRLPPDPQRDPLEFLSRSWSASAADVSRAFAAAPAAGAIAEDIAGELDDAASAGTGTGSSFSFASAATSQLIMDRIMSHSQEVSPLTSGRLSHSSGPLNGGGSFSDSPPVSPDIDDSRMQFCRAVSTPKAQPPRGGSKTVGRWLKDKKEKRKEETRAHNAQVHAAVTVAAVAAAVAAAAAATAGSGGKDDRNARTDMAMASAATLVAAQCVEAAESMGAEREHLAAAVGSAVNARTPGDIVTITAAAATALRGAATLRARVQKEAWNVAAVIPVEKGSMGMGGHSHGQKHGAAQRQQQQQHHKVQEMGSSNSSSFSDDLPAIDQDENNFLGICCQELLARGTELLKRTRKGSLHWKVVSVYINRTGVVMLKMKSRHVAGTITKKKKSVVVDVCRDLAAWPGRHLLEGGEHRRYFGLRTAEHRVIEFECASQREHDMWTKGVARLLAIVDGRKRFA, translated from the exons atgtataaAACCGCCCACTCCCCAAAAAGCCAGGCACTCTCCTCAGGCCGCAGCATTACCTCCTCCTCGCTCCCCCGCACCACCTTTCCGCGCGCCCCACCCACGCGCACGCACCCgtcaaccgccgccgccgccgcgatgAACGGTTCCGGCAGGGCGAGCGCGAGAGGCGGCGGGGATCGGCTGCCGCCGGACCCGCAGCGCGATCCGCTGGAGTTCCTGTCCCGCTCCTGGAGCGCCTCCGCCGCCGACGTCTCCCGCGCGTTCGCCGCCGCGCCGGCCGCCGGCGCCATCGCGGAGGACATCGCCGGGGAGCTCGACGACGCCGCGAGTGCCGGCACCGGCACCggcagctccttctccttcgcaTCCGCGGCCACCTCGCAGCTCATCATGGACCGGATCATGTCCCACTCG CAGGAGGTGTCGCCGCTGACCTCCGGCCGCCTCTCCCACAGCAGCGGGCCCCTCAACGGCGGCGGCTCCTTCTCCGACAGCCCGCCCGTCTCGCCGGATATCGACGACAGCAGG ATGCAGTTTTGCAGAGCGGTGAGCACGCCCAAGGCGCAGCCACCGCGGGGAGGCAGCAAGACGGTGGGCCGGTGGctcaaggacaagaaggagaagaggaaggaggagaccagGGCGCACAACGCGCAGGTCCACGCCGCCGTCACGGTTGCCGCCGTGGCCGCTGCCGTCGCCGCTGCGGCCGCCGCCACCGCGGGGTCCGGCGGTAAAGACGATCGCAACGCGCGCACAGACATGGCGATGGCGTCCGCAGCCACGCTGGTCGCCGCGCAGTGCGTGGAGGCGGCAGAGTCCATGGGCGCCGAGCGCGAGCACCTCGCCGCCGCAGTCGGCTCGGCTGTCAACGCCAGGACTCCCGGCGACATCGTCACCatcactgccgccgccgccactg CTTTACGAGGCGCGGCGACGCTGAGGGCCAGGGTGCAGAAGGAGGCGTGGAACGTCGCCGCGGTGATTCCGGTGGAGAAAGGCTCCATGGGAATGGGAGGTCACAGCCACGGCCAGAAGCATGGCGCCGCCCagaggcagcagcagcagcaacatcacAAGGTTCAGGAGAtgggcagcagcaacagcagcagcttcAGCGACGACCTGCCGGCGATCGATCAGGACGAGAACAACTTCCTCGGCATCTGCTGCCAAGAGCTGCTCGCCCGCGGCACCGAGCTCCTCAAGCGCACCCGCAAAG GGTCGTTGCATTGGAAGGTTGTATCAGTGTACATCAACCGGACGGGCGTG GTGATGCTGAAGATGAAGAGCAGGCATGTCGCCGGGACCataaccaagaagaagaaga GCGTGGTGGTGGACGTGTGCAGGGACCTGGCGGCGTGGCCGGGGCGGCACCTGCTGGAGGGCGGAGAGCACCGGCGCTACTTCGGCCTGCGCACGGCGGAGCACCGGGTGATCGAGTTCGAGTGCGCGAGCCAGAGGGAGCACGACATGTGGACCAAGGGCGTGGCGCGCCTCCTCGCCATCGTCGACGGACGCAAGCGCTTCGCGTGA
- the LOC123396363 gene encoding VAN3-binding protein-like isoform X3 yields MYKTAHSPKSQALSSGRSITSSSLPRTTFPRAPPTRTHPSTAAAAAMNGSGRASARGGGDRLPPDPQRDPLEFLSRSWSASAADVSRAFAAAPAAGAIAEDIAGELDDAASAGTGTGSSFSFASAATSQLIMDRIMSHSQEVSPLTSGRLSHSSGPLNGGGSFSDSPPVSPDIDDSRFCRAVSTPKAQPPRGGSKTVGRWLKDKKEKRKEETRAHNAQVHAAVTVAAVAAAVAAAAAATAGSGGKDDRNARTDMAMASAATLVAAQCVEAAESMGAEREHLAAAVGSAVNARTPGDIVTITAAAATALRGAATLRARVQKEAWNVAAVIPVEKGSMGMGGHSHGQKHGAAQRQQQQQHHKVQEMGSSNSSSFSDDLPAIDQDENNFLGICCQELLARGTELLKRTRKGSLHWKVVSVYINRTGVVMLKMKSRHVAGTITKKKKSVVVDVCRDLAAWPGRHLLEGGEHRRYFGLRTAEHRVIEFECASQREHDMWTKGVARLLAIVDGRKRFA; encoded by the exons atgtataaAACCGCCCACTCCCCAAAAAGCCAGGCACTCTCCTCAGGCCGCAGCATTACCTCCTCCTCGCTCCCCCGCACCACCTTTCCGCGCGCCCCACCCACGCGCACGCACCCgtcaaccgccgccgccgccgcgatgAACGGTTCCGGCAGGGCGAGCGCGAGAGGCGGCGGGGATCGGCTGCCGCCGGACCCGCAGCGCGATCCGCTGGAGTTCCTGTCCCGCTCCTGGAGCGCCTCCGCCGCCGACGTCTCCCGCGCGTTCGCCGCCGCGCCGGCCGCCGGCGCCATCGCGGAGGACATCGCCGGGGAGCTCGACGACGCCGCGAGTGCCGGCACCGGCACCggcagctccttctccttcgcaTCCGCGGCCACCTCGCAGCTCATCATGGACCGGATCATGTCCCACTCG CAGGAGGTGTCGCCGCTGACCTCCGGCCGCCTCTCCCACAGCAGCGGGCCCCTCAACGGCGGCGGCTCCTTCTCCGACAGCCCGCCCGTCTCGCCGGATATCGACGACAGCAGG TTTTGCAGAGCGGTGAGCACGCCCAAGGCGCAGCCACCGCGGGGAGGCAGCAAGACGGTGGGCCGGTGGctcaaggacaagaaggagaagaggaaggaggagaccagGGCGCACAACGCGCAGGTCCACGCCGCCGTCACGGTTGCCGCCGTGGCCGCTGCCGTCGCCGCTGCGGCCGCCGCCACCGCGGGGTCCGGCGGTAAAGACGATCGCAACGCGCGCACAGACATGGCGATGGCGTCCGCAGCCACGCTGGTCGCCGCGCAGTGCGTGGAGGCGGCAGAGTCCATGGGCGCCGAGCGCGAGCACCTCGCCGCCGCAGTCGGCTCGGCTGTCAACGCCAGGACTCCCGGCGACATCGTCACCatcactgccgccgccgccactg CTTTACGAGGCGCGGCGACGCTGAGGGCCAGGGTGCAGAAGGAGGCGTGGAACGTCGCCGCGGTGATTCCGGTGGAGAAAGGCTCCATGGGAATGGGAGGTCACAGCCACGGCCAGAAGCATGGCGCCGCCCagaggcagcagcagcagcaacatcacAAGGTTCAGGAGAtgggcagcagcaacagcagcagcttcAGCGACGACCTGCCGGCGATCGATCAGGACGAGAACAACTTCCTCGGCATCTGCTGCCAAGAGCTGCTCGCCCGCGGCACCGAGCTCCTCAAGCGCACCCGCAAAG GGTCGTTGCATTGGAAGGTTGTATCAGTGTACATCAACCGGACGGGCGTG GTGATGCTGAAGATGAAGAGCAGGCATGTCGCCGGGACCataaccaagaagaagaaga GCGTGGTGGTGGACGTGTGCAGGGACCTGGCGGCGTGGCCGGGGCGGCACCTGCTGGAGGGCGGAGAGCACCGGCGCTACTTCGGCCTGCGCACGGCGGAGCACCGGGTGATCGAGTTCGAGTGCGCGAGCCAGAGGGAGCACGACATGTGGACCAAGGGCGTGGCGCGCCTCCTCGCCATCGTCGACGGACGCAAGCGCTTCGCGTGA
- the LOC123396363 gene encoding VAN3-binding protein-like isoform X2, producing the protein MYKTAHSPKSQALSSGRSITSSSLPRTTFPRAPPTRTHPSTAAAAAMNGSGRASARGGGDRLPPDPQRDPLEFLSRSWSASAADVSRAFAAAPAAGAIAEDIAGELDDAASAGTGTGSSFSFASAATSQLIMDRIMSHSEVSPLTSGRLSHSSGPLNGGGSFSDSPPVSPDIDDSRMQFCRAVSTPKAQPPRGGSKTVGRWLKDKKEKRKEETRAHNAQVHAAVTVAAVAAAVAAAAAATAGSGGKDDRNARTDMAMASAATLVAAQCVEAAESMGAEREHLAAAVGSAVNARTPGDIVTITAAAATALRGAATLRARVQKEAWNVAAVIPVEKGSMGMGGHSHGQKHGAAQRQQQQQHHKVQEMGSSNSSSFSDDLPAIDQDENNFLGICCQELLARGTELLKRTRKGSLHWKVVSVYINRTGVVMLKMKSRHVAGTITKKKKSVVVDVCRDLAAWPGRHLLEGGEHRRYFGLRTAEHRVIEFECASQREHDMWTKGVARLLAIVDGRKRFA; encoded by the exons atgtataaAACCGCCCACTCCCCAAAAAGCCAGGCACTCTCCTCAGGCCGCAGCATTACCTCCTCCTCGCTCCCCCGCACCACCTTTCCGCGCGCCCCACCCACGCGCACGCACCCgtcaaccgccgccgccgccgcgatgAACGGTTCCGGCAGGGCGAGCGCGAGAGGCGGCGGGGATCGGCTGCCGCCGGACCCGCAGCGCGATCCGCTGGAGTTCCTGTCCCGCTCCTGGAGCGCCTCCGCCGCCGACGTCTCCCGCGCGTTCGCCGCCGCGCCGGCCGCCGGCGCCATCGCGGAGGACATCGCCGGGGAGCTCGACGACGCCGCGAGTGCCGGCACCGGCACCggcagctccttctccttcgcaTCCGCGGCCACCTCGCAGCTCATCATGGACCGGATCATGTCCCACTCG GAGGTGTCGCCGCTGACCTCCGGCCGCCTCTCCCACAGCAGCGGGCCCCTCAACGGCGGCGGCTCCTTCTCCGACAGCCCGCCCGTCTCGCCGGATATCGACGACAGCAGG ATGCAGTTTTGCAGAGCGGTGAGCACGCCCAAGGCGCAGCCACCGCGGGGAGGCAGCAAGACGGTGGGCCGGTGGctcaaggacaagaaggagaagaggaaggaggagaccagGGCGCACAACGCGCAGGTCCACGCCGCCGTCACGGTTGCCGCCGTGGCCGCTGCCGTCGCCGCTGCGGCCGCCGCCACCGCGGGGTCCGGCGGTAAAGACGATCGCAACGCGCGCACAGACATGGCGATGGCGTCCGCAGCCACGCTGGTCGCCGCGCAGTGCGTGGAGGCGGCAGAGTCCATGGGCGCCGAGCGCGAGCACCTCGCCGCCGCAGTCGGCTCGGCTGTCAACGCCAGGACTCCCGGCGACATCGTCACCatcactgccgccgccgccactg CTTTACGAGGCGCGGCGACGCTGAGGGCCAGGGTGCAGAAGGAGGCGTGGAACGTCGCCGCGGTGATTCCGGTGGAGAAAGGCTCCATGGGAATGGGAGGTCACAGCCACGGCCAGAAGCATGGCGCCGCCCagaggcagcagcagcagcaacatcacAAGGTTCAGGAGAtgggcagcagcaacagcagcagcttcAGCGACGACCTGCCGGCGATCGATCAGGACGAGAACAACTTCCTCGGCATCTGCTGCCAAGAGCTGCTCGCCCGCGGCACCGAGCTCCTCAAGCGCACCCGCAAAG GGTCGTTGCATTGGAAGGTTGTATCAGTGTACATCAACCGGACGGGCGTG GTGATGCTGAAGATGAAGAGCAGGCATGTCGCCGGGACCataaccaagaagaagaaga GCGTGGTGGTGGACGTGTGCAGGGACCTGGCGGCGTGGCCGGGGCGGCACCTGCTGGAGGGCGGAGAGCACCGGCGCTACTTCGGCCTGCGCACGGCGGAGCACCGGGTGATCGAGTTCGAGTGCGCGAGCCAGAGGGAGCACGACATGTGGACCAAGGGCGTGGCGCGCCTCCTCGCCATCGTCGACGGACGCAAGCGCTTCGCGTGA
- the LOC123396363 gene encoding VAN3-binding protein-like isoform X4, translating to MYKTAHSPKSQALSSGRSITSSSLPRTTFPRAPPTRTHPSTAAAAAMNGSGRASARGGGDRLPPDPQRDPLEFLSRSWSASAADVSRAFAAAPAAGAIAEDIAGELDDAASAGTGTGSSFSFASAATSQLIMDRIMSHSEVSPLTSGRLSHSSGPLNGGGSFSDSPPVSPDIDDSRFCRAVSTPKAQPPRGGSKTVGRWLKDKKEKRKEETRAHNAQVHAAVTVAAVAAAVAAAAAATAGSGGKDDRNARTDMAMASAATLVAAQCVEAAESMGAEREHLAAAVGSAVNARTPGDIVTITAAAATALRGAATLRARVQKEAWNVAAVIPVEKGSMGMGGHSHGQKHGAAQRQQQQQHHKVQEMGSSNSSSFSDDLPAIDQDENNFLGICCQELLARGTELLKRTRKGSLHWKVVSVYINRTGVVMLKMKSRHVAGTITKKKKSVVVDVCRDLAAWPGRHLLEGGEHRRYFGLRTAEHRVIEFECASQREHDMWTKGVARLLAIVDGRKRFA from the exons atgtataaAACCGCCCACTCCCCAAAAAGCCAGGCACTCTCCTCAGGCCGCAGCATTACCTCCTCCTCGCTCCCCCGCACCACCTTTCCGCGCGCCCCACCCACGCGCACGCACCCgtcaaccgccgccgccgccgcgatgAACGGTTCCGGCAGGGCGAGCGCGAGAGGCGGCGGGGATCGGCTGCCGCCGGACCCGCAGCGCGATCCGCTGGAGTTCCTGTCCCGCTCCTGGAGCGCCTCCGCCGCCGACGTCTCCCGCGCGTTCGCCGCCGCGCCGGCCGCCGGCGCCATCGCGGAGGACATCGCCGGGGAGCTCGACGACGCCGCGAGTGCCGGCACCGGCACCggcagctccttctccttcgcaTCCGCGGCCACCTCGCAGCTCATCATGGACCGGATCATGTCCCACTCG GAGGTGTCGCCGCTGACCTCCGGCCGCCTCTCCCACAGCAGCGGGCCCCTCAACGGCGGCGGCTCCTTCTCCGACAGCCCGCCCGTCTCGCCGGATATCGACGACAGCAGG TTTTGCAGAGCGGTGAGCACGCCCAAGGCGCAGCCACCGCGGGGAGGCAGCAAGACGGTGGGCCGGTGGctcaaggacaagaaggagaagaggaaggaggagaccagGGCGCACAACGCGCAGGTCCACGCCGCCGTCACGGTTGCCGCCGTGGCCGCTGCCGTCGCCGCTGCGGCCGCCGCCACCGCGGGGTCCGGCGGTAAAGACGATCGCAACGCGCGCACAGACATGGCGATGGCGTCCGCAGCCACGCTGGTCGCCGCGCAGTGCGTGGAGGCGGCAGAGTCCATGGGCGCCGAGCGCGAGCACCTCGCCGCCGCAGTCGGCTCGGCTGTCAACGCCAGGACTCCCGGCGACATCGTCACCatcactgccgccgccgccactg CTTTACGAGGCGCGGCGACGCTGAGGGCCAGGGTGCAGAAGGAGGCGTGGAACGTCGCCGCGGTGATTCCGGTGGAGAAAGGCTCCATGGGAATGGGAGGTCACAGCCACGGCCAGAAGCATGGCGCCGCCCagaggcagcagcagcagcaacatcacAAGGTTCAGGAGAtgggcagcagcaacagcagcagcttcAGCGACGACCTGCCGGCGATCGATCAGGACGAGAACAACTTCCTCGGCATCTGCTGCCAAGAGCTGCTCGCCCGCGGCACCGAGCTCCTCAAGCGCACCCGCAAAG GGTCGTTGCATTGGAAGGTTGTATCAGTGTACATCAACCGGACGGGCGTG GTGATGCTGAAGATGAAGAGCAGGCATGTCGCCGGGACCataaccaagaagaagaaga GCGTGGTGGTGGACGTGTGCAGGGACCTGGCGGCGTGGCCGGGGCGGCACCTGCTGGAGGGCGGAGAGCACCGGCGCTACTTCGGCCTGCGCACGGCGGAGCACCGGGTGATCGAGTTCGAGTGCGCGAGCCAGAGGGAGCACGACATGTGGACCAAGGGCGTGGCGCGCCTCCTCGCCATCGTCGACGGACGCAAGCGCTTCGCGTGA